A genomic window from Agrobacterium larrymoorei includes:
- a CDS encoding VOC family protein, whose translation MTLLRLDHIQLAMPEGGEQRARAFYADLLGLEEVEKPANLAGRGGCWFALGEVRVHLGVAADFVAARKAHPAFVVDDLAQLRKRLETAGCHVVEDEPLEGYHRFYVYDPFGNRIEMMQPLEP comes from the coding sequence ATGACCCTTCTCCGTCTGGATCACATCCAACTGGCAATGCCTGAAGGCGGGGAGCAAAGGGCGCGCGCGTTCTATGCGGACCTTCTCGGTCTCGAAGAGGTTGAGAAGCCTGCCAATCTGGCAGGGCGTGGCGGATGCTGGTTTGCGCTTGGCGAGGTTCGCGTGCATCTCGGCGTCGCGGCGGATTTCGTTGCCGCTCGCAAGGCGCATCCTGCCTTTGTGGTCGACGATCTCGCACAGCTTCGAAAAAGACTTGAAACGGCAGGCTGCCATGTGGTTGAGGATGAGCCGTTGGAAGGGTATCACCGCTTCTATGTGTATGATCCCTTCGGAAACCGCATCGAGATGATGCAACCGCTCGAACCGTGA